The proteins below are encoded in one region of Thermodesulfovibrio thiophilus DSM 17215:
- the dksA gene encoding RNA polymerase-binding protein DksA, which yields MKKNESRQKRILAIKKKLLQQKQQILMDAGVMISNLPSENNLSEIGDIASQEIDRSFLLRLRDRERKLLKKIDKAIEKIDNDTYGICSSCGAEIPIERLEARPVTDLCIDCKTEQEETEKLKET from the coding sequence ATGAAGAAAAATGAATCAAGACAAAAAAGAATTTTAGCGATTAAAAAGAAACTTTTACAACAAAAGCAACAGATTCTTATGGATGCCGGTGTAATGATTTCAAATCTTCCATCAGAAAATAATTTGTCTGAGATTGGAGATATAGCCTCTCAGGAAATTGATAGAAGCTTTCTTCTGAGACTTAGAGATCGAGAAAGGAAACTTCTTAAAAAAATTGATAAGGCAATAGAAAAAATAGACAATGATACTTATGGAATATGTTCATCCTGTGGAGCAGAAATCCCAATTGAAAGACTTGAGGCAAGGCCTGTTACAGATCTGTGTATTGATTGCAAAACTGAACAGGAAGAAACAGAAAAGCTCAAGGAAACCTGA